The following coding sequences are from one Lolium rigidum isolate FL_2022 chromosome 6, APGP_CSIRO_Lrig_0.1, whole genome shotgun sequence window:
- the LOC124664311 gene encoding probable calcium-binding protein CML16: MSTTDGQKKAPPAALSAAGHDAETRKLFSRFDADGDGRISPSELAAVAGAISPPPSESAGGREVGAMMDELDADRNGYVDLGEFTAFHAPGGRDLDAELRDAFNVYDINGDGRISVAELSKVLGRIGEGCSTEECERMIASVGVDGEGYVGFQEFKKMMSPDAAGVTDDKPKTE; encoded by the coding sequence ATGTCGACCACCGACGGCCAGAAgaaggcgccgccggcggcgctgtCCGCGGCCGGTCACGACGCGGAGACCAGGAAGCTGTTCTCCCGCTTCGACGCGGACGGCGACGGCCGGATCTCCCCGTCCGAGCTGGCCGCGGTGGCGGGCGCCAtatcgccgccgccgagcgagtcCGCGGGGGGCCGGGAGGTGGGCGCGATGATGGACGAGCTCGACGCCGACCGGAACGGGTACGTGGACCTCGGCGAGTTCACGGCCTTCCACGCGCCCGGCGGCCGCGACCTGGACGCCGAGCTGCGCGACGCCTTCAACGTCTACGACATCAACGGCGACGGCCGCATCTCCGTCGCCGAGCTCAGCAAGGTCCTGGGCCGGATCGGCGAGGGGTGCAGCACCGAGGAGTGCGAGCGGATGATCGCCTCCGTCGGCGTCGACGGCGAGGGCTACGTCGGATTCCAGGAGTTCAAGAAGATGATGTCCCCTGACGCCGCCGGCGTCACCGACGACAAGCCCAAGACGGAGTGA